The DNA region GAAGTTTTTAGTTTGCAAAAGTTCAGTGAGGAGCATCCGCATCTGTTCCGCCGCAACTTCTGGCAGGTGAGATTTCTTAGCTGCTTCAATCACCTGCTTCTTACCGTTCTGCTGGATTTTTGCCAAGTCGTCTTTGCTGAAAAGATTGAAAAACTGTTCCTCGATATTGTAATATTTGTAATCGGTTTCTGTGGAAAGGATTTCTGGTGCAGGAAAATTCAACAGCTTCACTTTTCGGTTTTGTTCATCAACTTCCCATTTGAATTTTTCGAAATCGTAACCCACCAAAACTTTTGCCTGAACGATAACGAGCGCCTTTTTTTTGGTCGGGATGAAATTTAAAAGTTTGTTCGTTTCCTCGTAATTGTAGATTTCATTAAAATGTCCTTCTGCAGAAACCACCTTGAAAACCTTTCGCATACTTTCAGCGATGGTGTGCGAACTTTCATTGATTATCGGTGCTTGCGCTTTTAAACTTCCACTTGCCAAGAAAGCAATCACCCCACCCAAAACTAACCCCAGAAGAAGCATCACCAAAATCAGAATTCCGCTGCTCGCAGTATTGGGTTGAAGCATTTGGTAGATCAGGTAAGCCAGGAAGAAAACTGTAGCTCCCGCAACAGTCCATAATATGAAGCGATATTTTTTCAGCATTTTCAGATTTTTTACAAAGTTACTGAATTATCGGTTTTTAATCAGCTCAACCGAAATTCAACCACACATTGTTTTTAATTTAAAATTAATTGTAGCAAATTTTGATGGGAAAAAAATTCTAAATTTGAATAAACTTTAAAAAATAAATTATGTCAGAAAAATTAGCAGCTGAATTTTTCGGCACGTTTTGGTTGGTTTTCGGTGGTTGCGGTTCTGCAATCTTTGCATCCCAAATTGCTCCTGCTGCAGGAAGCGGACAAATCGGAATCCTCCTTCTTGGGGTCGCTTTGGCTTTTGGTTTAACGGTGCTCACGATGGCTTATGCAGTGGGACACATTTCTGACGGACATTTTAACCCCGCAGTTTCTTTCGGATTATTGGCGGGAGGAAGATTTTCCGGAAAAGAACTTTTACCAATTGCAGGTGCTGTTGTAGGTGGAATCATCTACAAAATGCTTCTGCAGAGAGACGATCACGAAGTAGTTGCTTAGAAAATTCAAAATAACAAAACGGGCATCATGATTATGGTGCCCGTTTTTTTGATTTTTAGTTGAACTTCTGAAATCTACCATTCGAAAACTGTCGCTTCTCGATATTCTTTCAGCAAATTTTCAAAAACTTTTTCCACGGGAAGAATTTCGTCGATCAAAGCAGAAACCTGCCCGATTTCGAGTTCGCCTTCTTCCAGGTCGCCTTCGAACATACCGCGTTTTGCCCTGGCTCTTCCTAAGGTTTCCTTGAGCGCTTCTACATTTCTGCCCGATTCGTATAGTTTTTCAAGGTCGTGGAAGAACTTATTTTTAACCAAACGAACAGGAGCAAGCTCTTTCAAAGTCAGTTGTGTATCGCCTTCGTTGAGTGAAATGACTTTGTTTTTAAAGTTTTCGTGGGAACTTGCCTCAACAGTCGCTGCGAACCGGGAACCGATCTGAACTCCGTCTGCACCGAGAATCATCGCGGCTTTCATCTGTGAACCGAGCGCAATTCCTCCTGCAGCGATGAGTGGTTTTGAGACATGCTTTCTAACGTTGGGAATCAGGCAAAGTGTCGTGGTTTCGTCTCTTCCGTTATGTCCTCCTGCTTCGAAACCTTCCGCAACGATGGCATCAACTCCGGCTTCTTCACACTTCAAGGCAAACTTCGTTGATGAGACAACATGGGCGACTTTCAGTCCTTCCTTCTGTAAAGTTTCGGTGTATGTTTTGGGATTTCCTGCGGAGGTGAAAACGATCTTCACGCCTTCTTCCAAAATAATATCGATGATTTCCTCCAGATTTGGGTAAAGCATCGGAACATTGACCCCGAAAGGTTTATCGGTCGCGGCTTTACATTTCTGGATGTTTTCGCGAAGAATGTCGGGATACATACTCCCGGCTCCGATCAATCCCAAACCGCCATTTTTCGAAACTGCCGAAGCTAATCTCCATCCGGAATGCCAAATCATCCCGCCCTGAATAATGGGATATTTAATTTTAAAAAGTTGGTTGATCCTATTTTGGTTCTCGTTCATCACTTTCAGTTTTTTGGCAGCGCCAAATCCTATAAAATTGCTCATATGGTAAAATTAGGGAAATGTGGGAAAATAGCAAAGAAAGACGAAATGAAAAATCTGGAATTATAAATTATGAATTCTGAATTTTGCATCTCAAATTTATTGTCGCAGGATTGAATCTTCTGACCACCCCGTCTTCAATTGCGTTGAAGACACCCCTCCAAAGGAGAGGAATTAAAAATCCCCGTCGTAAAACAGGGATTTGAGTTTATCTCGAGGCAGTGTCTTTTCGCCAGTCGGTTTTGAATGTACAGTTTTTGTATCGGTCGTTGATGGAAATAAAGACGTTCGGGAGTTTTTCCTTCACCCACTTTTCGACCATCTCGTTTTTAACTTTATTTAAAGCCATCTGTCTGATCCTGTCGTAATCAGTGGTAATGTCCATTTGGTGGGCATCGATCGTATCGTCGATTTTCACGATGGAAACCACTTTCCCGTGCTGCGTTTCATCCTGGAAAACATCGGTGATATCGCCTTTGTGCAAACCTGCGATATGGTAGGAAATTGTCGGCGGAAGATTCAGTTTTTCGATCTTGTCAGAACCGTCTTCTGCGGTCACAATTCCTGCATTGAATTTGGTTTTCTTGTCGTCAGAAAACCTGTACGCCGCTTCCTTGAATGTCAGTTTTCCAGTGGTGATCAATGTTCGGATACTGTCGAGTTCTTTTTTGGCTGATGCAATTTCATCGGCGTTCGGTTCGGCTTTCAAGAGAATATGTCGTGCGTCGTATTGCTTACCGCTTTTCTTGACGAGCTGAATCAAGTGGTAACCAAACTCGGATTCCACAGGATCGGAAAGTTCGCCTTCCTGCAGATTGAGCGCGGCAGCTTCGAATGGCTTCACCATTTTTCCTTTAGAAATATTTTTATAGAGTCCACCATTTGCAGCGGAACCAGGATCTTCGGAATAAATTCTTGCCTGGCTTTCGAAAGATTCTCCCGCCAAAATATCGCTTTTAATCTTGTTGAGTTTGGCGATGATTTCATTTTTGTGCGCATCTGTAAGCTTAGGATTCATCACGATCTGGGAAAGACTCACTTCGTCTTTCACCATCGGAAGTTGGTATTTGTAGGTATTGAAGAAATCGGTCACCTCGTTTGGTGTCACGTCGGCTTTATCGGTGATTCTGCCGTATTTCATCTGACCGTAATAATTGTCGGTATCGATCTTCTCGATTGCGTTTTTCATTTCGTAGGAAGTACGGAACTTGTACGCGGCGAGCATCGTTTTTTCGTCCGGGAACTGACCAAGAATCTGGTTGTATTTCGCAGTTGCATTTTCCTTGATTGCTGCAGAACGGTTTTCGATCAGCGTATCTCTTTTCGCTTCGTAAATCATCAGTTTGTTGCTCACGATACTTTCAAGAAACTCGCATTTATCAGAGATTTTTGCTCCCTGCTGTTGTGCGTAATTTGCCTGATCCTCGATATCGGATTCCAAAATAATTTCGTCACCTACAACTGCCGCAATTCCGTCAACCAAATCGCCGGGTTTCAGCTGGGCATTGATTTTCGTACCGAAAAATCCCAGAAGAATTGTCAAGATAAAGGCGAATTTTAAATTCCTGTTCATATCCATTTTTTAAACGATTTGCAAAATTATCATTCTCACCGAGATAATCCGCATCTTTTCTTATAATTATTTCTTAAAATTCTTTTCGAGCCCGCTGATGAAACCCGGCTGCACCACGATTTTGGTTTTTGCTTTTTGGGTGGCGATGGTTTCGCGGAGTTTTTGTTCAGTTACCGCATCTTTCAGCATTTCCGAAGCTTCCTCCTGAGTCATTTGTGCCGGTGAAAGAATTTTGTCGATCGCGATCACGAGGTTTCTCTCACCCATTTTCGTATGATGGATTCCTGTCTTAAACGGAACTTTGTACTTGGTGAAGACTTCTGCCTCTTCCTCCATTTCGCCTTTTTCGAAGTTTACGAGGATTTGTTTTTTGTCGTTCAGTTTTCCGTAATATTTGGTTTTCAGGGATTCCCAGTTTTTAGGATCTTTGATCTCTTTCTCGATTTCTTTGATCAGTTTTTCGTCAGAAATAATCGCCACTCTACCATCGGCTCTGTTTCCCCACATGTACTTCGACTTGTTCTCGTTGTAGTATTTGGTGAGCCATTCAGGATGTTTCGCAATTTCTTCGTTCAGGTATTTCGAGAAAATATAGTCGGAGTACAGTCCTTTTCGGAATTCGTCCAATTCTTTCTTAATGTCTTTCTGTGAACTGAAATCCTCACTGTAGAACCTCATCAAATCCTGTCCGTTCACTCCTACAAGCGATTCGCTCCAAATTGCAGCGGGAAGTTTTTCTGCCTCCGCTTTTTTGTCGCCGATCATTTTGCGGATGTCGCCAACTGTCGTTTTATGTTTTTTGTATTGGTAAAGAACTGAATTGTCTTTCGCCAGATTGAAATTCTGGTACGATTTCTTTACATTCTGAAACTCGGGAAACTCCTTATAAGTGGGATCCGATTTCAGATAAGCAAGCATTTTGTCCTGTAAAACTTCACCGTAAAGCGACGAGTTCATATCGCGGATATAGAAATCGCGGTTCTTGTCGGTCAATACATAAGGTTCCACATTGTAGATATTGAAAACGAAATATTTATCACCATAAACCAACGGTTCAGGAGTGTAGTAACCTTTCTGCTTTCCTTTGAAGAGTGCATAAACCTCATCGGGAAGTGTTGGCGAACCCATCACCACTCCGCCGTTTTCTTTTTCGTGTTCGTTGGCTCCGTAAAGTTTTGCCACTTCCTGAAAAGTTTTTCCTGCCTTTAAATCTGCATAGATTTTAGTTTTAGTCGCTTCCGAATTTTCATCTTTTGGAAAAGAAATCGTCCCGAAAACCAAATAACCGAGCGACGGTCGAGAATTCAGAACTTTGGCAAAAGCAACAAATCTCGGCGTGTCGTAAAGTTTAGTGAAAGAATTATTGGGAAGCGTTTTCACTTCAGAATAAATGCTGTTGTCCAATCCGCCTGGTTTTACATAGAATGCTTCAGGATTTCCTTTTGAGTATTTGGAAATGGCATCCTCGATTTTCATTTTGCCAGATTTTACGTCGCTGTAAATCTGCTGGTAATTATTGGTATCGCCTTCGGTTTTCTGAACAAAAAATACCTGCACCTGCTTCTCGGTCTGCAGATCCTTCATATAACCGTTCAGCACAGGATCGATCACCTGTTTCGGAAAGAAAAATTTCGCACGGAGCTCTCCTTCTCTCGTCATCATTTTTTCACGGAAAGCAGCGGTAGTGTCCACTTTCATATCGGCGGCAAACTGCTGCAGCAAATGGAAATCTTCCGTCGCCGAAATTGTTTTTTCGATTCCGTTGTTTTCCAGTCCGTACTGGTATTCTTTCTTAAACTGCTCCAGCGAAATACTGTCTTTCCCGATGATCAGATACTGGGCATTCAAAAAAGTTCCAACGCTCATCAGCAGCATTAATCCAAGTATTTTTTTCATTATTTCTTTCTTCCTTTTTCTACTATTTTTTGTTAAATGAATGATTAAGTTTTCAAAATAAACCTAAATTTGATTACCCCGACCCTAAAAGGAGCAAATTCAGGTTTATTTTGAAGGAAATTTTTCGCCCTTTAGGGTTGGGTAAAGAAAATTTCCGATATAATATTTTTGTTAAATGAATGAGATTTCCGTTTCACACAGCATCAACGGATTTGAAGACAAAAAATTATCTTAATTAATTCCCATTAAATCTCTGCTTTAAGAATTATCGTAAAAAATAAACCTGAACTTGCACTATTGATGCAAATTCGGGTTTATTTTTACAATTTAAAACCTACTTTTATTTTGTACATCTATTTCTTTGTATATCTTTAATAAACGATAGCGCCTTTGTTTAGCTTTTATTTGAAGCATTAAAATTAATTAAACTTTGTTTGGCTTTGTGAGTTTCATTTCTCGCAAGGTGCGCAACGAAATATTCTAATAAAAGACCGCATAGTTTTAAGATAAACAATGGCACTTCGTTTAACAGTGATAAACAAAGTTCCCATTATAACTTGTTTTTTTACTGATGTGAATTATATTCAAAATGCACAGGTAATTCAATCATATTTAAACCTCAACTTCGAAAGTCGTCAGATCTTTGAAGTTCTTGATTCTCGCGATCATTTCTCCTTCCTCGATTTCCTGAAGTTTTTCGGTACCGAATTTTTCAACCGCGAAAGAAGCCATCGCCGAACCAACGATCAGTGCAGACTTCATCGTTTCGAAATCGAATTCCTCCCGCTTTGCAAGATATGCCGCAAAACCTCCCGCGAAAGTATCTCCCGCTCCTGTCGGATCGAAAACATCTTCTAGAGGAAGTGCAGGAATCGCAAAGATTTTTCCGTCGTGGAACAGCAATGCGCCGTGTTCACCTTTTTTGATGATCACATAACTTGGGCCCATTTTGTGGATTTTCTTCGCTGCCTTTACCAAAGAATATTCACCAGAAAGCTGTCTTGCTTCCTCGTCGTTAATCGTGATCACGTCGGTTCTGGCAATCATCTGCATTAAAGTATCCCACGCTGTATCCATCCAGAAATTCATCGTGTCAAGAATGACCAATTTCGGACGGTGGTTCATTTTATCAAGCACGGAAAGTTGCACTCCCGGATGAAGGTTTCCGAGCAAGAGCACATCCGCATCCTGCATGGAATCAGGAATTTTTGGGTCAAAGTTTTCCAAAACATTCACTTCGGTCACCAAAGTGTCTCTGGAATTCAGATCGTTGTGGTATTTCCCGCTCCAAAAAAAGGTTTTCCCGTCTTTCACAATTTCGATTCCCTCGATATTGATGCCTCTTTCGGAAAGCATATCCAGATCCGACTGCGGAAAATCGCCACCAACAATGGAAACGATTCCCGAAGGAACTTTGAGGATTGACGAAGCAAGGGTGATGTACGTTGCAGCACCACCTAAGATTTTATCGGTTTTTCCGAACGGGGTCTCAATCGCGTCGAATGCAACCGAACCAACAACTAATAGTTTCATTTATATTGTTTTTTATTTGACTTTGTTTGATATAGTTTGACTTTGTTTGACATGGTTTGCTTAATCTCGACTCCCGACTTATTTCCACTGGAAAGTATCGATTAAATGGAGCAAATCTTTTTTAATATAATCAACTGCAGGTGCCAATGAATCAGGTTTCGGACGGGTGTTGAAATACAGATTCGCGGTCACATAATGTCTCGTGGAATCGGTCACAAAAAACTGAAGATTGGATGCCGATGGTCCCTTTAACTCATAAAAATTTCCGAAAACTTTTCGTTCAGGATAGCTGAAAGACTTCGTGTCGATCGAGGTTGCCTTAACGGTGTGCTCATAAACCATCTTCTCGGATTCCTTCACGTGGAGGTCAAAATCATTCTTTACCGGAAAATAAGTGAGGAAAACTTTCGCCCTCATTTTCGGGTAAGAAATATAGTACCAGCAATTTTCTTTCGCATTCTCAATTTTAGCGAAATCGGAATACTCAAACCTGAAACCGCACGGCGACGAGTACTGCTGGTATTTCGCTTCCGGATATTCCAACCGCAGCTCACCCGATGGTTTCGGTTTCGCATCTTTGGCGCAGGAAAACAGGGAAAATCCTAAAAAAGTGAAAATGAGTTTTTTAAACATTGCGCAAAAATACAAATTAGATTTAAAACTTGGGATGATGGATTTCAGATTTCGAAAAGTTGCGCAAGCATCAATAGAAAAAGATTTAGGAACCTCAAGATTTTTTGCATTATCAATCATTTAATTCTACTAGATTCCTAAATCTCCGCAAGGACTCAAAATGAGTTACTGCCGTTTGCTTTTTAGATGAAGGAAAAGGCAAAATGTTAAATGGGTTTCTACACATTTTCAGCAAGATAATTCTCCAAAGATTTTGGGAAGGACTTCAAAGCCGCGTCGTCCTGAGAAGAGATTCGGAAACCGTTTTTAACAGCAAATTCTTCAAAGCCCTTTTTCGAGTTTAATGACACTTTATAGAAATGGATCGTCAGATTTTTGTGGGTCAGTTTATGGTTGACCGTTTTTTGGTGCGTGATGTAGTTTTCAAATTCATCGGGGATTTCTGTGGGAAATTCGTAGAGCTTTTTCCAGATGAAGCCATCGTTCCTTTGTCGGATCAGGAAGCGGTCTTTGAATTCAACAAAATAGTAAGTCAACTCAAGATCGGTTGGCTTTACTTTCTTTGATTTCACAGGGAAATTCTGAATATTGCCAGTATTGAAAGCAATGCAGTTTTTATTTAAAGGACAGATTTCACATTTCGGATTTTTCGGTTTGCAGATTTCGGAACCCAGATCCATCATCGCCTCGTTGAAATGGCCAGCTTCGTTTTTGGGCATCATCATCAATGCCAGTTCAGAGAAATAATTGAATGCCTTTGAATTGGAAATGTCGAAATCATCGGCAAAAACCCTAGATAAAACCCGGTAGAAATTGCCATCAACCGCTGGAATTTTTTCATTAAAGCAAATACTTGAAATGGCTGCAGCAGTATATTTCCCGACTCCCTTTAATTTTAGAATGTCGTCGTAGTTTTCGGGGAATTTTCCATTAAAATCTTCTATGATCTGTTTCGCCGCTTTGTGTAGATTTAATGCTCTGGAATAATAGCCGAGTCCTTTCCAATAAAGTAAAACCTCGTCTGTATCGGCATTTGCTAAAGTTTCTAAATCCGGGAAACGTTTGATGAAGTTTTTGTAATGGTTCAAACCCTGCTCGATTCTGGTCTGCTGAAAAATAATTTCGCAAATCCAGATTTTGTAGGGATCTTTGGTTTTTCGGAAAGGCAAATCTCTGCCGCTGATTTCGTACCAAGCCAAAAGTTTCTCACCAACGTGAAGAAAATCAGCATTTTGTTTTTTCGGTTTCAAAAAATGTTCTTATATTTGCACACCAAAAATATAAATAAATACAGGAAATGACAAAGGCAGAATTGGTAAACACCATCTCGAATAAATTGGGAACCGAAAAGAATGAGACTCAGAAAGTTGTAGAAGCATTTATGCAGGAAATCAGAACCTCAATGTACAATGGCGACAATGTTTATTTAAGAGGTTTCGGATCATTCATCATCAAAACCAGAGCAGCAAAAACGGGGAGAAACATCTCTAAGAACACCGCAATCGAAATCCCGGCTCACAATATCCCAGCTTTCAAACCTTCGAAAACTTTCGTGGAAAAAGTAAAAGCAAAAGTTGCAGTAAAATAAAGCACTGAGAATATATAACTTATTTAATAAAATTTTTAAATTATGCCAAGCGGAAAGAAAAGAAAAAGACACAAGGTTGCAACCCACAAGAGAAAGAAAAGAAGGAGAGCAAACAGACATAAGAAAAAATAATCGCTCCGCGATTCTCAATATATAATATAGTTGGTGTTTTTATGGATATAAAAGGTCACCGACTATATTTTTGTTTTTAATAAGATTAGGGAATTAAGAAAAATTAAGGAATTAAGAGATTAAGCAATTAAGGAATTACTAACTTTTATTTTCTTGATATTCAAACCTAACTTTTAAAGGCAACAAATTACGGAAATTGATATTCTATTAATAATTTCCCATTAACAAAAAACAATTAAGATGAAAGGATTTCGGTAATTTCTTAATCTCTTAATTCCTTAATCTCTTAATTATAAATTAGCAATGAAGAAAGAACTGATTATATCACATGAAGATGAGCAATCCAAAATTGCCCTGCTCGAAGACGGACGGCTTTTTGAACTCCATGAACAGGAGGACAAATCCGACTTCGTGGTGGGCGACTTATTTATCGGCAAGGTAAGGAAACTCGCACCCAACCTCAACGCGGCATTCGTAAACATCGGCTACGAAAAGGACGCGTTCCTGCACTACCAGGATTTGGGACCGCAGTTTATGACGTACAAAAAATTCCTGAAGGACACCGTCACCAAAAAACAGCAAACCTCATCGCTGAAAAATTTCGAAATCCAGAAGGAAATCAACAAGAACGGCACCGTTGACAAAGTCATCGCCAAAGACGAAAGCGTACTGCTTCAGATTACCAAAGAACCCATCTCCACCAAAGGTCCGAGAATCTCAACGCAGATTTCTTTGACGGGAAGATTCCTGGTTCTGATCCCGTTTGACAAAAGCGTTTCCATTTCGAAGAAAATCAACAACAGCGAAGAAAAAGAGCGGCTTCGAACACTGATCGAAAGCATTAAACCGGAAGGTTTCGGCGTGATCATCAGAACCGTGGCTGAAGGAAAAAAAGTGGCAGAACTCCACAACGATATGAACCAATTGGTTCAGAAATGGGAAACCGCGTTCAAAAACATCCAGAAAAATAAAGTTCCGAGCAGAGTCCTGAACGAAGAAGACAAAGCGTCGGCAATCCTGCGCGACAACTTCAATGCAGACTATGTTTCGATCATCTGTGACGACGAACAGATGGTGAACGATATGAGAAACTACCTGGAAGTGATCGCTCCCGAAAAGAAAAACATCGTGCAGTTCTACGACAAACCTACTCCACTTCTGGAATATTACAACGTAGAGAAACAGCTGAAACAGAGCTTCGGGAAACACGTCAATATTTCCGGTTCCAAAGGTGCGTATCTCGTGATTGAACATACGGAAGCACTTCACGTGGTGGATGTGAACTCGGGTCCGAACATCAACTCGGCTCCTTCCAACAGAGACCACGCGCTGAATGTGAATAAAATGGCGGCAACCGAAATCGCACGCCAACTCCGACTGAGAGATATGGGTGGAATCATTGTGATCGACTTCATCGATATGACAAACCCCGAACACCGAAAAGAACTGTACGAACACCTGAAAAACGAAATGAAGCGCGACAAAGCGCGACACAAAATCCTGCCGCCGAGCAAGTTTGGACTCATCCAGATTACGCGTCAAAGAACGCGACCCGAAAAACAAATCGAAACCAAAGAAGAAAATCCCAACGCATCGGGCGAAATCCTCGCACCAATCGTGGTTGTGGAAAGAATGGAAGAAGTAATCCGAAATATGATGCAGAAAGAAAAAGGCCGACTCTTCCTGCACGTGCATCCGTTTGTGGAGGCGTACCTCACGAAAGGTTTGGTAAGCATCCAGACCAAATGGTACTTGCGCTACAAAAAATGGGTAACGATCATTCCCCGTGATTCCTTTAAATATTTAGAGTACAAACTCGTGAATGCGAAGAAGGAGGAACTGGTGAGTTATTCGAATTAAGATGGAAGTCCGAAGACGGAAGACGGAAGACAGAAGACCGAGGTCCGAAGACGGACGGAAGTTTCAAAAATAATAAAGCTCCTGAATTTTTTCGGGAGTTTTTTTGTGGACAAAAAAGAGGAGTTTGCGGAGAATGCTTGGTTTTTTTTGCCACAAATGCACGAATTTCAATTGACCATCAGTTAGTTCCTCCTTCATCAATCCGTCTTTGACGGAAAAACTTTGCTCACTTAATAAAGAGATTCAAAAAGAAATCTTTGCGGTTATTTCTCTTTATAAAATTGCGGAAATGAAGCATATATCTTATTTTGCCACGAATGCACGAATATTTAATTACTAAAAGTTGAAATTTAATTTCAAGTGATTCATTAACGACTTCATAAATCCTTTTACGTTAACAAGCGATTTGTTTCAAATTCCTTATTTTTGATTCTGCTAAATGAAAAAGAGATGATGCATAAAGAGATTTGGGAACCCATCGAGTTCGATTTCGTTTATATCGACAACAACCGCTACGAGATTTCAAACTTTGGAAGGGTGAGAAGTTTCAACAGATCTTCCGACGGAAAAATCCTGAAAGGTTCTACAACCGAAGGTTACAATATCTTCCGATTCAAATTTCACAAAGCCAAAACTCCAGAGTTTATCGAGCTTACCGATTTCATGAAATCAGAAATCGCCGACCTGAAAAAAGAGTACAAACTGAAACCTACCAGTTCCACCTTTAAACAGATCGAGAAAAAATCCGTGAAGCTGAGCAAGATTCTTGCAAAGAACCTTAAACAGCGCACAATACACCACCATTTTCTGGTTCACCGAAAAGTTGCAGAAATTTTTATTCCTAAGGAAAGCGAAGACCAAACCATCGTCGCGCACCTCGATTTCAACAAGCAAAACAACAAATCATCCAACCTGAAATGGATGACTCCCGAAGAAAATGCGAAGCATCAACAAAAAAGTCCTTATGTGATCGCCGAACAAAACATTAGAAAAACCAGAAAAAGAAAAAGCGGCGCGAAACTGGATGTAACTCAGGTGATGCTCATCAAAAAGCAGCTGAAACGCGGAATCCCAAACCGACGGATCGCCAAAAACTTCAACGTTTCCGAAATGCAGATCCACCGAATCAAGACTGGTGAAAACTGGGGACATATCGAAGTCAGCTGAACCAACGAAACTTTAACTTTCCTTTAAAACACTTTCAATACGCATTTCCGTAAATTTGTGGTATGGAAATTTTTGGAAGAGATTTACTGCAGAAAATCAAGGAAGCGGAACTCCACGGTGAAAATGCGCACGCCATTTATTCGCCTCCTTACCGACCGCTTTTCACCTACGAGGAAATCCTCACGAAAAACCCCAAATTTGCCGCCGTCAATATTCTGCTATACCTGAAGGACAACGAATGGTGGTTTCCGCTTATTGTGAGAAGTACCAACGAACACGACCGACACAGCGGACAGATCTCGCTTCCTGGCGGAAAAAAAGAGGAAAGCGATGTCGATTTTGCAGCGACCGCAAAACGGGAAACCTCCGAAGAAATGGGAATCGACGAGCATTACGTGAGAATCATCCGCGAACTGTCGCCGATCTATATTCCGCCGAGCAATTTCTATGTTCGTCCGTATATTTCATACACGAAGAAAAATCCGAAATTCATCCTTCAGGAAACCGAAGCGGTCGAGCTGATCGAGTTCCCCGTTTCATCATTGCTGAATCTCATCGAAAAGCCAGAAATGATGGCACTCCCAAGTTCACGCGGTGTGCAAGTTCCCGTCATCAATTTCAACAATTATTTGGTTTGGGGAGCGACTTCAATGATTTTAAGTGAATTCAGCCAATTATTGAAAAATTTGTAAATTCGCAGATTATGTGTAATTGATCAATGGCGAAGAAAAACATCTTTACCGACGCGTTCGGAACCCTGTACTTCCTGAAACGCACCATCATTTTCGTACTGGGAATTGTTTCTTACCGAAGGTTCAACGGTTTCAACAAACTGAAGATCACGGGAACCGAACATCTTGTGGACTTACCCGATTCCAACGTACTTTTCGTGTCGAACCACCAAACTTATTTCGCAGATGTTGCAGCGATGTATCACGCTTTCTGTGCGGTAAACAACGGCTATCTCAACACCATTAAAAACCCGATTTATCTGCTGAATCCAAAAGTCGATTTCTATTACGTTGCCGCGGAAGAGACGATGAATAAAGGATTGATGACCAAACTTTTCAAATTGGCGGGAGCGGTGACGGTGAAAAGAACTTGGCGCGCAGAAGGTCAGAATGTCAACCGAATGGTCGATCTCACCGAGGTTGAAAATATTATGAAAGCGCTCGACAACGGTTGGGTGATCACTTTTCCGCAGGGAACAACTTCCGCATTTGCGCAGGGAAGAAAAGGAACCGCGAAACTGGTGAAAAATCAGCGGCCGATTGTGGTTCCGATAAAGATCAACGGATTCCGAAGAGCTTTCGACAAAAAAGGATTGCGCGTGAAAGTTACCGGAGTGCGACCAACAATGGAATTTAAGAAACCTCTGGATATCGAT from Chryseobacterium suipulveris includes:
- the gldD gene encoding gliding motility lipoprotein GldD, which gives rise to MFKKLIFTFLGFSLFSCAKDAKPKPSGELRLEYPEAKYQQYSSPCGFRFEYSDFAKIENAKENCWYYISYPKMRAKVFLTYFPVKNDFDLHVKESEKMVYEHTVKATSIDTKSFSYPERKVFGNFYELKGPSASNLQFFVTDSTRHYVTANLYFNTRPKPDSLAPAVDYIKKDLLHLIDTFQWK
- the mutY gene encoding A/G-specific adenine glycosylase — translated: MKPKKQNADFLHVGEKLLAWYEISGRDLPFRKTKDPYKIWICEIIFQQTRIEQGLNHYKNFIKRFPDLETLANADTDEVLLYWKGLGYYSRALNLHKAAKQIIEDFNGKFPENYDDILKLKGVGKYTAAAISSICFNEKIPAVDGNFYRVLSRVFADDFDISNSKAFNYFSELALMMMPKNEAGHFNEAMMDLGSEICKPKNPKCEICPLNKNCIAFNTGNIQNFPVKSKKVKPTDLELTYYFVEFKDRFLIRQRNDGFIWKKLYEFPTEIPDEFENYITHQKTVNHKLTHKNLTIHFYKVSLNSKKGFEEFAVKNGFRISSQDDAALKSFPKSLENYLAENV
- a CDS encoding HU family DNA-binding protein, whose amino-acid sequence is MTKAELVNTISNKLGTEKNETQKVVEAFMQEIRTSMYNGDNVYLRGFGSFIIKTRAAKTGRNISKNTAIEIPAHNIPAFKPSKTFVEKVKAKVAVK
- a CDS encoding Rne/Rng family ribonuclease encodes the protein MKKELIISHEDEQSKIALLEDGRLFELHEQEDKSDFVVGDLFIGKVRKLAPNLNAAFVNIGYEKDAFLHYQDLGPQFMTYKKFLKDTVTKKQQTSSLKNFEIQKEINKNGTVDKVIAKDESVLLQITKEPISTKGPRISTQISLTGRFLVLIPFDKSVSISKKINNSEEKERLRTLIESIKPEGFGVIIRTVAEGKKVAELHNDMNQLVQKWETAFKNIQKNKVPSRVLNEEDKASAILRDNFNADYVSIICDDEQMVNDMRNYLEVIAPEKKNIVQFYDKPTPLLEYYNVEKQLKQSFGKHVNISGSKGAYLVIEHTEALHVVDVNSGPNINSAPSNRDHALNVNKMAATEIARQLRLRDMGGIIVIDFIDMTNPEHRKELYEHLKNEMKRDKARHKILPPSKFGLIQITRQRTRPEKQIETKEENPNASGEILAPIVVVERMEEVIRNMMQKEKGRLFLHVHPFVEAYLTKGLVSIQTKWYLRYKKWVTIIPRDSFKYLEYKLVNAKKEELVSYSN
- a CDS encoding NUMOD4 domain-containing protein encodes the protein MILLNEKEMMHKEIWEPIEFDFVYIDNNRYEISNFGRVRSFNRSSDGKILKGSTTEGYNIFRFKFHKAKTPEFIELTDFMKSEIADLKKEYKLKPTSSTFKQIEKKSVKLSKILAKNLKQRTIHHHFLVHRKVAEIFIPKESEDQTIVAHLDFNKQNNKSSNLKWMTPEENAKHQQKSPYVIAEQNIRKTRKRKSGAKLDVTQVMLIKKQLKRGIPNRRIAKNFNVSEMQIHRIKTGENWGHIEVS
- a CDS encoding NUDIX hydrolase, whose product is MEIFGRDLLQKIKEAELHGENAHAIYSPPYRPLFTYEEILTKNPKFAAVNILLYLKDNEWWFPLIVRSTNEHDRHSGQISLPGGKKEESDVDFAATAKRETSEEMGIDEHYVRIIRELSPIYIPPSNFYVRPYISYTKKNPKFILQETEAVELIEFPVSSLLNLIEKPEMMALPSSRGVQVPVINFNNYLVWGATSMILSEFSQLLKNL